The Vicia villosa cultivar HV-30 ecotype Madison, WI linkage group LG1, Vvil1.0, whole genome shotgun sequence genome includes a region encoding these proteins:
- the LOC131660448 gene encoding uncharacterized protein LOC131660448, with amino-acid sequence MSFFEALEQIPFYKKFMKEVISKKRQVEDEPTIVSEKCGRISPKRRIPIKKKDHGAVAISCIINDKTFKKVLIDSGSSMSLMPLSIFKKLDIGNISESGIKLIFVNHTIKQSYGIAEDVLVEIDNFAFLINF; translated from the coding sequence AtgtctttctttgaagcacttgagcaaattCCCTTCTACAAAAAGTTTATGAAAGAGGTGATTTCTAAGAAGAGACAAGTGGAAGATGAGCCGACAATTGTGTCTGAAAAGTGTGGTAGAATATCGCCAAAAAGGAGGATCCCAATCAAGAAGAAAGATCATGGAGCGGTCGCAATATCGTGCATTATAAATGACAAAACGTTCAAGAAAgtgctaattgattctggttctagtatGAGTTTAATGCCattatctattttcaaaaagcttgacattGGAAACATAAGCGAGAGTGGGATAAAATTGATATTTGTTAATCACACCATTAAGCAGTCATATGGGATAGCGGAAGATGTATTGGTGGAAATTGACAATTttgcctttctaattaatttctaa